The following proteins are encoded in a genomic region of Musa acuminata AAA Group cultivar baxijiao chromosome BXJ2-11, Cavendish_Baxijiao_AAA, whole genome shotgun sequence:
- the LOC135626830 gene encoding sugar transport protein MST4-like, which translates to MLLLPKAFLIQLQSISDHGANQSYLYGQSAGGVTSMDDFLEEFFPAVFERKHKAKEDNYCKFDNQNLQLFTSSLYLAALVASFVASKICTKHGRKLTMQAASIFFLVGVILNAAAVNIAMLIIGRILLGVGVGFANQAVPLFLSEIAPVHVRGALNILFQLDVTIGIFVANIVNYLVSNIHPWGWRLALGLAGVPAMMLCLGSMVIAETPTSLIEREMLMEGLAMLKKIRGTDNVDAEYEEILHACEMARQVKQPFKNLMKRSSRPQLVIAIVMQVFQQFTGINAIMFYAPVLFQTIGFKNDASLLSAVITGIVNVLSTVVSVVLVDKVGRRFLLLEACGQMLITQVAIGGILLVNLKATNELGHGVAVWVVVLVCLFVSSFAWSWGPLGWLIPSETFPLATRTAGYAFAVSSNMLFTFVIAQAFLSMMCHLRAGIFFFFGAWIVVMGLFVIFLLPETKNVPIDEMTEKVWKQHWFWKRFMDEEEDKKHSV; encoded by the exons ATGTTGCTTTTGCCTAAAGCCTTCCTCATTCAGCTCCAATCTATTTCTGATCATGGAGCTAATCAATCGTATCTGTACGGTCAATCTGCAGGGGGAGTGACATCTATGGATGACTTCTTGGAGGAGTTCTTCCCTGCGGTCTTTGAGAGGAAGCACAAAGCCAAGGAAGACAACTATTGCAAGTTTGATAACCAAAACCTTCAGCTTTTCACTTCATCATTGTACCTTGCTGCCTTGGTAGCCAGCTTCGTAGCTTCGAAGATTTGCACGAAACATGGCCGGAAGCTCACTATGCAAGCAGCATCaatattcttcttggttggtgtCATCCTGAACGCAGCTGCTGTGAACATTGCCATGCTGATCATCGGAAGGATTCTCCTCGGAGTTGGTGTTGGATTTGCCAATCAG GCAGTTCCTCTATTCTTGTCGGAGATCGCACCAGTTCACGTCCGTGGAGCCTTAAACATCCTCTTCCAACTTGACGTGACCATCGGGATCTTTGTGGCGAACATTGTAAACTACTTGGTGTCCAATATCCACCCCTGGGGGTGGAGACTTGCGCTTGGCTTGGCTGGAGTGCCGGCGATGATGCTTTGCTTGGGCTCCATGGTGATTGCGGAGACCCCGACGAGCCTCATCGAGCGTGAGATGCTTATGGAAGGCTTGGCCATGTTGAAGAAGATCCGGGGGACCGACAATGTCGATGCAGAGTACGAGGAAATACTACACGCCTGCGAGATGGCACGACAGGTGAAGCAACCTTTCAAGAATCTCATGAAGAGAAGTAGCCGACCACAATTGGTTATTGCCATCGTGATGCAAGTCTTCCAGCAGTTCACTGGGATCAACGCCATCATGTTCTATGCACCAGTCCTCTTTCAGACCATCGGATTTAAGAATGATGCTTCACTTCTTTCTGCGGTCATCACGGGGATCGTCAATGTTCTGTCTACCGTCGTATCAGTGGTCTTAGTGGACAAAGTCGGGAGGAGATTCCTGCTTCTTGAAGCTTGTGGCCAGATGTTGATCACACAG GTGGCTATTGGAGGCATTTTGCTTGTGAATTTGAAAGCAACCAATGAGCTGGGACACGGAGtggcagtttgggtggtggtgctCGTGTGCCTATTCGTTTCGAGCTTTGCTTGGTCTTGGGGTCCACTTGGCTGGTTGATTCCTAGTGAAACTTTCCCCCTGGCGACGAGGACCGCCGGCTATGCCTTTGCCGTCAGCTCCAACATGCTTTTCACCTTTGTCATTGCCCAAGCTTTCCTATCTATGATGTGTCATCTACGTGCcgggatcttcttcttctttggtgcatgGATTGTGGTGATGGGTCTGTTCGTCATCTTCTTATTGCCCGAGACCAAGAACGTGCCGATCGATGAAATGACCGAGAAGGTTTGGAAGCAACATTGGTTCTGGAAGAGATTCATGGATGAGGAAGAAGACAAAAAACACTCCGTCTAA